One genomic window of Psychrobacillus sp. INOP01 includes the following:
- a CDS encoding pseudouridine-5'-phosphate glycosidase: MKQYITYSEEVAKGMQEGKAIVALESTIISHGMPYPQNVETARKVEQIVRDNGAVPATIAIMDGKIKIGLSDEELETLGTSKDARKTSRRDLAYVVSSKEIGATTVATTMICAEMAGIKLFVTGGIGGVHRGAETTMDISADLEELSNTNVAVVCAGAKSILDIGLTLEYLETKGVPVVGYQTDSFPAFYTTTSEFNANFRLNNEKEVAEMLKAKWDLGLNGGAVIANPIPTEHSLEDSYINTIIQSALQEAEENGIKGKDVTPFLLGKVKELTEGKSLEANIELVYNNARVGSKIAVELNNL; encoded by the coding sequence ATGAAACAATACATCACTTATTCAGAAGAAGTAGCAAAAGGAATGCAAGAAGGAAAAGCTATCGTAGCGTTAGAATCGACGATTATCTCTCATGGTATGCCATACCCTCAAAATGTTGAAACGGCTAGAAAAGTAGAACAAATTGTGCGTGACAATGGTGCTGTTCCAGCGACTATTGCTATCATGGACGGGAAGATTAAAATTGGTTTATCCGATGAAGAGTTAGAAACGCTAGGAACAAGCAAAGATGCTAGAAAAACTTCTAGAAGAGATCTTGCTTATGTTGTATCTTCAAAAGAAATTGGTGCAACGACAGTAGCAACAACAATGATTTGTGCAGAAATGGCTGGCATTAAGTTATTTGTTACAGGTGGAATCGGTGGTGTGCATAGAGGCGCAGAAACGACTATGGACATCTCAGCAGATTTAGAAGAACTATCAAATACAAATGTAGCTGTAGTTTGTGCCGGTGCAAAATCTATTTTAGATATTGGTTTAACATTAGAATACTTAGAAACTAAAGGTGTTCCAGTAGTAGGCTACCAAACAGATTCTTTCCCAGCATTTTATACAACTACAAGTGAATTCAATGCGAATTTCCGTTTAAACAACGAAAAAGAAGTAGCAGAAATGCTGAAAGCTAAATGGGATCTTGGTTTAAATGGTGGAGCAGTAATTGCAAATCCTATTCCTACAGAACATTCATTGGAAGATTCTTATATTAATACGATCATCCAATCTGCTCTACAAGAAGCTGAAGAGAATGGCATTAAAGGAAAAGATGTAACTCCATTCTTGTTAGGAAAAGTAAAAGAACTAACAGAAGGAAAATCTTTAGAGGCTAATATCGAACTTGTTTATAATAATGCTCGAGTTGGATCTAAAATTGCAGTTGAATTAAATAATCTATAA
- a CDS encoding heavy metal translocating P-type ATPase yields MTTITERKSTTIFLKPILANAELVAALFSGILILIAWLLGNAQQETASIIFYLLAFVIGGYAKAKEGLIETFKEKELNVELLMILAAIGSSIIGYWTEGAILIFIFAVSGALETYTMNKSKKEISSLMELQPEEALRLNSDGTTSRIAVSELVVGNQLIVKPGERIPADGKVISGTTAIDESAISGESIPVTKQLHDELFAGTVNMSGAITMEMTKANKDSLFQKIINLVQTAQDEKSPAQQFIERFESTYVKVVLITVAFMLFLPHFLLDWDWNTTFYRSMVLLVVASPCALVASIMPATLAAISNGAKVGILFKGGVHLENVSEMRAIALDKTGTLTTGKPVVTDFLVRPDLDRILTLTTLATIEGQSNHPLAQAITAFAKLEGVGHLPPIHIEDKPGFGVQAIIDGETVLVGKPDFVIKNDAFTFHNGIASSLAEEGKTVIFMRDDKGIAAAVALKDTVREEAKTAIKQLQLLGIKTVMLTGDNEKTASVIAKEAGIDQYIAECLPETKVKHMKELLKEHRFVGMVGDGINDAPALATATTGFAMGEGTDVALETADIVLMKNDLSKIAYAVKMSRKMRRIVKQNIVFSITVIMLLVVSNFLQVVDLPLGVIGHEGSTILVILNGLRMLNRNI; encoded by the coding sequence ATGACAACGATTACCGAAAGGAAATCTACCACAATTTTTCTTAAACCTATACTGGCCAATGCAGAATTGGTAGCAGCTCTTTTTTCTGGAATACTAATTCTAATAGCATGGCTTTTAGGTAATGCACAGCAAGAAACAGCATCAATCATTTTCTACTTACTAGCATTTGTAATAGGTGGATATGCAAAAGCCAAAGAAGGTTTAATAGAAACTTTTAAAGAAAAAGAGTTAAACGTGGAGTTGTTAATGATATTAGCAGCAATAGGCTCTTCCATCATCGGCTATTGGACAGAAGGAGCAATCCTAATATTTATATTCGCAGTAAGTGGTGCACTAGAAACGTACACGATGAATAAAAGCAAAAAGGAAATTTCTTCTCTTATGGAGCTTCAGCCAGAAGAGGCATTGCGATTAAATAGTGATGGCACTACTTCACGCATCGCAGTGAGTGAGCTTGTTGTAGGTAATCAGCTTATTGTAAAACCAGGTGAACGTATTCCCGCAGATGGCAAAGTAATAAGCGGTACAACTGCTATTGACGAATCCGCAATAAGTGGCGAATCCATTCCTGTAACTAAACAACTACATGATGAACTATTCGCAGGTACAGTTAATATGAGCGGTGCTATTACAATGGAAATGACGAAGGCAAACAAGGACTCACTTTTCCAAAAGATTATCAATCTTGTTCAAACAGCTCAGGATGAAAAATCACCTGCTCAGCAGTTTATTGAACGCTTTGAGAGTACTTATGTGAAAGTTGTTTTAATTACCGTAGCATTCATGCTGTTTCTCCCTCACTTTCTACTTGATTGGGACTGGAACACAACATTCTATCGCTCAATGGTTTTATTGGTAGTGGCATCACCATGCGCACTTGTAGCATCTATCATGCCTGCTACTTTAGCAGCGATTTCTAACGGTGCTAAAGTAGGTATATTATTTAAAGGTGGAGTACATTTAGAAAATGTCAGTGAAATGAGAGCAATTGCATTAGACAAAACAGGTACGCTAACAACTGGTAAACCAGTCGTTACAGACTTTTTAGTTCGACCAGATTTAGATAGAATATTAACTTTAACAACGCTTGCAACTATCGAGGGGCAATCCAACCATCCGCTAGCCCAAGCAATTACAGCTTTCGCAAAATTAGAAGGTGTAGGACATCTCCCTCCAATCCATATTGAAGATAAACCTGGCTTTGGAGTCCAGGCTATAATTGACGGAGAAACAGTTTTAGTAGGAAAACCTGATTTTGTAATTAAAAACGATGCATTTACATTTCATAACGGGATTGCTTCCTCGCTTGCGGAAGAAGGAAAAACAGTTATCTTTATGCGAGACGATAAAGGGATCGCTGCTGCTGTTGCGCTAAAAGATACGGTTCGAGAAGAGGCAAAAACTGCCATTAAGCAACTTCAATTACTCGGTATTAAAACAGTAATGCTTACAGGAGACAATGAGAAAACGGCAAGCGTAATTGCCAAAGAGGCTGGAATTGATCAATATATTGCCGAATGTCTACCAGAAACTAAAGTTAAGCATATGAAAGAATTACTTAAGGAACATAGATTTGTTGGGATGGTTGGAGATGGCATCAATGATGCTCCTGCACTTGCAACAGCAACAACAGGATTCGCCATGGGAGAGGGTACAGATGTAGCTCTAGAAACAGCAGATATCGTTCTTATGAAAAATGATTTGTCTAAAATTGCGTATGCAGTGAAAATGTCACGTAAAATGCGTCGGATCGTTAAGCAGAACATCGTATTTTCAATAACTGTAATCATGCTTTTAGTCGTCTCAAATTTCCTTCAAGTGGTAGACCTGCCATTGGGAGTTATCGGTCATGAAGGCAGTACCATATTAGTTATATTAAATGGACTGCGAATGCTGAATAGAAATATTTAA
- a CDS encoding fumarate hydratase, translating to MQLEQLEKSIYDLITETSTNLPKDVRRAIKKAKAAENAGTRAAMSLDTITNNIQMADDNVSPICQDTGLPTFKIKTPIGVNQLEIKAAIKRAIASATKDAKLRPNAVDSLTGTNSGDNLGDGLPVVKFEQWENDYIEMKLILKGGGCENKNIQYSLPTELEGLGRAGRDLDGIRKCILHSVYQAQGQGCSAGFIGVGIGGDRSSGYDLAKEQLFRHVEDTNPNSDLAKLEQYIVEKANTLGIGTMGFGGEATLLGCKIGVMHRIPASFYVSVAYNCWAYRRMAININPATGEIIEWHYQDGEKIEFKDQSSEEAPKKVVELQAPITEEQIRELQVGDVVSITGRMYTGRDAIHHHLMSHDAPVDLNGQIIYHCGPVMQKDEAGDWHVRAAGPTTSIREEPYQGDIMKKFGIRAVIGKGGMGPKTLAALAEHGGVYLNAIGGAAQYYADCIKGVEGVDLMEFGIPEAMWHLRVEKFTAVVTMDSHGNSLHADVDKSSLEKLSAYKEKVFS from the coding sequence ATGCAATTGGAGCAATTAGAGAAAAGTATTTATGATTTGATTACTGAAACTTCTACAAATTTACCGAAGGATGTTCGTCGCGCAATCAAAAAAGCAAAAGCGGCAGAAAATGCTGGTACGCGTGCAGCGATGAGTCTAGATACGATCACAAACAATATTCAAATGGCCGATGATAATGTTTCTCCTATTTGCCAAGATACTGGTTTACCAACGTTCAAGATTAAAACACCTATTGGCGTAAACCAATTAGAAATTAAAGCTGCTATTAAGCGTGCTATTGCTTCAGCTACTAAGGATGCAAAGCTTCGTCCTAATGCAGTTGACTCTTTAACAGGCACTAATAGCGGAGATAACTTAGGAGATGGGCTTCCTGTCGTAAAGTTTGAGCAATGGGAAAACGACTATATTGAAATGAAGCTTATTTTAAAAGGTGGCGGCTGTGAAAATAAAAATATTCAATATAGCCTACCAACCGAATTAGAAGGATTAGGTCGTGCTGGGCGTGACTTAGATGGAATTCGTAAATGCATTTTACATTCTGTTTATCAAGCACAGGGACAAGGCTGCTCAGCAGGATTCATCGGAGTAGGAATCGGTGGCGATCGTTCTTCTGGCTATGATTTAGCTAAAGAACAATTGTTCCGCCATGTGGAAGATACAAATCCAAATTCTGACCTAGCAAAATTAGAGCAATATATAGTGGAAAAAGCTAACACACTAGGTATTGGTACAATGGGCTTCGGAGGAGAAGCTACTTTACTCGGCTGTAAAATTGGCGTAATGCATCGTATCCCTGCAAGTTTCTATGTTTCTGTTGCTTATAACTGTTGGGCTTACCGTCGTATGGCGATTAATATCAACCCTGCTACTGGGGAAATTATCGAATGGCATTACCAAGATGGAGAGAAAATTGAGTTCAAGGACCAATCATCAGAAGAAGCTCCTAAAAAGGTTGTTGAATTACAAGCTCCTATTACGGAAGAACAAATTCGCGAGCTACAGGTGGGAGATGTCGTATCAATTACTGGTCGTATGTATACTGGGCGGGACGCAATCCACCATCACTTGATGAGCCATGATGCACCAGTTGACTTAAATGGACAAATTATTTATCACTGTGGTCCAGTAATGCAAAAGGATGAAGCTGGAGACTGGCATGTCCGTGCTGCAGGTCCAACTACATCTATACGTGAAGAACCTTACCAAGGGGATATTATGAAAAAATTCGGCATCCGTGCTGTTATCGGTAAAGGTGGTATGGGTCCAAAAACACTTGCTGCTCTTGCTGAACATGGCGGAGTTTACTTAAATGCAATCGGAGGTGCTGCTCAGTATTATGCAGATTGTATTAAAGGGGTTGAAGGTGTTGACCTGATGGAGTTCGGTATTCCAGAAGCAATGTGGCATCTTCGTGTTGAAAAATTCACAGCAGTTGTAACCATGGATTCCCATGGCAACAGCCTACATGCAGATGTAGACAAGTCTTCATTAGAAAAGCTATCTGCTTATAAAGAAAAAGTTTTTAGCTAA
- a CDS encoding YihY/virulence factor BrkB family protein: MKEFNETKENNKTSSSNNSWFAKLKFLNIKKKEKKEEVHHDLTTWSGYIKHLILHIQKTDIAGFAAQLAYFFLLSLFPLLIFIITLLPYLNLDEAQVFRLLENYAPQDVYILIEETLSEVLANRNGGLLSIGIIGTIWSASNGMNAIVKSLNRSYELEETRPFFIVRLLSIVFTLLMIMLFMVALVLPVFGQQIGSILFSYFGFEESFVKLWNSLRWTISPLIMFIVLIALYWIVPNTKLFLRSVLPGAAFAAFGWIIVSLGFSFYVSNFSNYSSTYGSIGGIIVLMLWLYISGIILLVGGQINAVMQERKIALEKKETEGRI; encoded by the coding sequence GTGAAAGAATTTAATGAGACAAAAGAAAATAATAAAACTTCATCCTCAAACAATAGCTGGTTTGCGAAGTTAAAATTTCTAAATATAAAAAAGAAGGAAAAGAAGGAAGAAGTGCATCATGATCTTACTACATGGTCAGGTTACATAAAGCATTTAATACTACATATTCAGAAAACGGATATTGCAGGCTTTGCAGCTCAATTAGCCTATTTCTTCCTATTATCTTTATTTCCGTTATTAATTTTCATAATAACCTTGTTGCCGTACTTAAACTTGGACGAGGCACAAGTCTTTCGTCTTTTAGAAAACTATGCTCCACAGGACGTATATATTCTAATTGAGGAAACATTATCTGAAGTTTTGGCAAATAGGAACGGTGGGTTACTATCCATCGGGATTATTGGTACGATTTGGTCTGCTTCGAATGGGATGAATGCAATTGTAAAATCGTTAAACCGTTCATATGAACTCGAAGAAACAAGACCCTTTTTCATCGTCAGACTATTATCTATCGTATTTACGTTATTAATGATTATGTTATTTATGGTAGCGCTAGTATTACCGGTCTTCGGTCAACAAATTGGTTCAATTCTATTTTCATACTTTGGTTTTGAAGAAAGCTTTGTAAAGCTTTGGAATAGTTTAAGATGGACGATTAGTCCGTTAATTATGTTTATTGTATTGATCGCCTTGTATTGGATAGTTCCAAATACAAAATTATTCTTAAGAAGTGTGCTACCAGGAGCTGCTTTTGCAGCATTTGGTTGGATTATCGTATCATTAGGATTCTCTTTCTATGTTAGTAATTTCTCTAACTATTCTTCTACTTATGGAAGTATCGGTGGGATTATTGTATTAATGTTATGGTTATATATTTCGGGAATCATTTTGTTGGTTGGTGGTCAAATAAATGCAGTTATGCAGGAACGTAAAATAGCATTAGAAAAAAAAGAAACAGAAGGACGCATCTAG
- a CDS encoding SE1561 family protein produces MGKHISNPEQQVSYLKDRLQMFLEVLDTIEPETTKLEDIDRLIQMMDDLELKMEQFKNTKE; encoded by the coding sequence GTGGGTAAACATATTTCAAATCCAGAACAACAAGTATCTTATTTAAAAGATCGACTACAAATGTTTTTAGAAGTATTAGACACAATAGAGCCTGAAACGACAAAACTTGAAGATATTGATCGTCTGATTCAAATGATGGACGACCTTGAGTTAAAAATGGAGCAGTTTAAAAACACAAAAGAATAA
- a CDS encoding YtxH domain-containing protein, translated as MSENKFVKGIICGAVIGGALTMLDRKTRDSVMNKTRYIRNEIQYYSKNREELKTNIEHQITKWKSVYDQFSSDAMYLTEKVKEAKEITPQVKTILTDTKDTFSQSKEEYKSIVVPEKEEKSIFEPKK; from the coding sequence ATGAGTGAAAATAAATTTGTAAAAGGAATTATATGTGGTGCTGTTATTGGTGGTGCTTTAACGATGCTCGATAGAAAAACAAGAGATTCAGTTATGAACAAAACAAGATACATTCGAAATGAAATTCAGTATTACAGCAAAAATAGGGAAGAATTAAAAACAAATATCGAACATCAAATAACCAAATGGAAATCTGTCTACGATCAGTTTTCATCGGATGCAATGTATTTAACTGAAAAAGTGAAAGAGGCTAAAGAAATTACACCACAGGTGAAAACCATATTAACTGATACAAAAGATACATTCTCCCAATCAAAAGAGGAGTACAAATCAATAGTAGTTCCCGAAAAGGAAGAAAAAAGTATTTTTGAACCAAAAAAGTAA
- a CDS encoding sodium:alanine symporter family protein: MEKLNEFLGSVSTFLWGIPLLVLIVGTGIYLTVRLGVLQLRLLPAALKQVFSKNHDKSAEGDISQFQALTTALAATVGTGNIVGVATAVVLGGPGAIFWMWVSAFFGMATKYGEAVLAVKYRVKDANGEMAGGPMYYLEHGLKQKWLAVLFAIFGAIAAFGIGNGTQSNSVAGVVNATFGIETWITGIVLTVFAALVILGGIKSIGKVTAVFVPVMAIFYVAAGLIVMIMNVTAIPEAFATIFKMAFSGEAAAGGAIGAAIRYGIARGVFSNEAGLGSAPIAAAAAKTDLAGRQGLISMTQVFFDTFIICSITGITIVMSGIYTDKSLAANELTTGAFGHFLGDFGPIVVAIGLIFFASSTIIGWAYYGEKCFQYLFKNPSLLIVYRIAFVVMVFVGSVISLDLIWTFSDITNALMAIPNLIGLLGLSGVIIYETKKIQEKLKEEKKVEKSI, translated from the coding sequence ATGGAGAAATTGAATGAGTTTTTAGGGTCTGTTTCAACCTTTTTATGGGGTATTCCACTTCTGGTATTAATAGTAGGTACGGGTATTTATTTGACTGTTCGTTTAGGAGTTTTACAATTACGCTTGTTGCCTGCTGCGTTAAAGCAAGTTTTCTCCAAAAATCATGATAAGTCAGCAGAAGGCGATATTTCACAGTTTCAGGCTCTTACGACAGCATTAGCTGCGACAGTGGGGACTGGTAATATTGTTGGGGTTGCCACTGCTGTAGTTTTGGGTGGACCAGGTGCAATATTCTGGATGTGGGTATCCGCATTCTTCGGAATGGCAACAAAGTATGGAGAAGCGGTACTAGCCGTTAAGTATCGTGTGAAAGATGCTAATGGTGAAATGGCCGGCGGACCTATGTATTATTTAGAGCATGGTTTAAAACAAAAGTGGCTAGCTGTCCTTTTCGCAATTTTTGGGGCAATTGCAGCATTCGGTATCGGTAATGGAACACAATCCAATTCCGTTGCGGGAGTAGTTAACGCAACATTTGGTATTGAAACTTGGATTACTGGAATTGTGTTAACTGTTTTTGCTGCATTAGTTATTTTAGGTGGCATTAAATCAATCGGTAAGGTTACGGCAGTTTTTGTTCCTGTAATGGCGATATTCTATGTAGCTGCCGGACTAATTGTAATGATTATGAATGTTACTGCTATTCCTGAAGCATTTGCTACGATTTTCAAGATGGCATTTTCAGGTGAAGCGGCTGCAGGTGGTGCAATCGGTGCTGCCATAAGATACGGTATTGCTCGTGGGGTATTCTCCAATGAGGCAGGTTTAGGATCTGCTCCTATTGCTGCGGCTGCTGCAAAAACAGATCTTGCAGGTCGACAAGGTCTTATCTCGATGACTCAGGTGTTCTTTGATACATTTATCATTTGTTCAATTACTGGTATCACAATTGTCATGTCAGGAATATATACGGATAAAAGTTTAGCTGCAAATGAACTAACAACAGGAGCATTCGGTCACTTCTTAGGTGACTTTGGACCAATTGTAGTAGCAATTGGATTGATCTTCTTTGCCTCATCCACGATAATTGGTTGGGCTTATTACGGAGAGAAATGTTTCCAATATTTATTTAAAAATCCTTCACTACTAATTGTGTATCGTATTGCATTCGTAGTGATGGTATTTGTTGGATCTGTTATTTCACTAGATCTAATCTGGACTTTCTCTGATATTACCAATGCATTAATGGCAATTCCTAACTTAATCGGACTTCTCGGACTTTCTGGTGTAATTATTTATGAAACGAAAAAAATTCAGGAGAAGTTAAAGGAAGAAAAAAAGGTTGAAAAATCTATTTAG
- a CDS encoding DUF1128 domain-containing protein: MNLSQPSAENVTYMIETIKEKLRMVNVDAMRSEDFNATQYEDLVYLYEMVKKRDTFSPSEMQAIASELGNLRK; encoded by the coding sequence ATGAATCTATCACAACCCTCAGCAGAAAATGTAACGTATATGATTGAGACTATTAAAGAGAAACTTCGTATGGTCAACGTAGATGCAATGAGATCAGAAGATTTTAATGCAACACAATACGAAGATCTTGTTTACTTATACGAAATGGTTAAAAAACGAGATACTTTCAGCCCAAGTGAAATGCAAGCAATTGCATCTGAGCTAGGAAACTTAAGAAAATAA
- a CDS encoding methyl-accepting chemotaxis protein — protein MKQQSSKLGNKITLYFIIGILLLVALFISVLVYNTYNTVKDTLGKNGIDIAQNIATLVDVPAYEEFKKKPEQNEIYWELREELNDLLIQNGVMYTYITDIPKEGEQATIIVDAADKGNDNVYLPGEISEGTDYEGVEGALNGSGSYTDIVEDEVYGEYLSSYAPLKNEAGEIIGIVGVDISAADVKGIQQKSLKESVPFSMTMVILLSAIIIFLLYRYIRSALKPLSKMQDASYKFANGDLRGAEEILKTVPLKQNNEISDFAKSFRKSIVQLSSILTNMNGTAGSLLKVSDELEEVMKSVRTSNDEISESIYKIASGSEVQKTNNDEAVTAMEEMTIGIQRIADSSTSVAISSSDMTELVTTSAANSKSVVQQIKNVEASVLATEKHVKDLGEKYHSIEEMVTVITSIADQTNLLALNAAIEAARAGEAGKGFAVVADEVRKLAEMSRNSAEEIRNHIQGFQTVTVQALEEMAKSAADVQSGSVAVEEIGNDLNKVLNSVLHVNEEVQDVSAVTEQMSASSEEVLASMEQVAAIVNESVEQTKTVAVSADYQVSTVENLDKTIQTLQQSADQLHKAINQFNL, from the coding sequence ATGAAGCAACAATCCTCTAAGTTAGGCAATAAAATTACACTCTATTTTATCATTGGAATACTTTTACTTGTGGCGTTATTTATTTCTGTCCTTGTATATAACACGTATAACACAGTGAAGGATACATTAGGAAAAAATGGTATAGATATAGCTCAAAATATAGCTACGCTAGTTGATGTCCCAGCCTATGAAGAATTTAAAAAGAAACCAGAGCAAAATGAAATATATTGGGAATTAAGAGAAGAGTTAAATGATTTATTAATACAAAATGGCGTTATGTATACGTATATCACGGATATTCCGAAAGAAGGAGAACAAGCGACAATCATTGTAGATGCTGCAGATAAAGGTAATGATAACGTCTATTTACCAGGAGAAATAAGTGAAGGAACGGATTATGAAGGTGTAGAAGGTGCATTAAATGGAAGTGGAAGTTACACAGATATAGTCGAGGATGAAGTGTACGGGGAATACTTGTCATCGTATGCTCCTTTAAAAAATGAAGCAGGAGAAATAATTGGAATCGTTGGAGTTGATATTTCTGCAGCAGATGTCAAAGGAATTCAACAAAAAAGTTTAAAAGAATCTGTTCCTTTTTCTATGACTATGGTTATTCTGTTAAGTGCAATCATTATTTTCCTACTCTACCGTTATATTCGATCAGCATTGAAGCCACTTTCAAAAATGCAGGATGCTTCTTATAAGTTTGCAAATGGAGACCTCCGAGGTGCTGAGGAAATATTAAAAACTGTACCATTAAAACAAAATAATGAAATATCCGATTTTGCTAAATCATTCCGAAAATCTATTGTACAATTATCCTCTATTTTAACAAATATGAATGGAACAGCAGGTTCGCTATTAAAAGTATCCGATGAACTAGAGGAAGTAATGAAGTCAGTTAGAACATCTAATGATGAAATATCAGAAAGTATTTATAAAATAGCTTCTGGTTCTGAAGTACAGAAAACAAATAATGATGAAGCGGTAACTGCTATGGAAGAAATGACTATTGGTATCCAGAGGATTGCAGATTCTTCTACATCGGTAGCCATATCATCCAGTGACATGACAGAACTTGTTACCACAAGTGCAGCAAATTCTAAGTCAGTCGTTCAACAAATTAAAAACGTGGAAGCCTCGGTACTTGCAACTGAAAAGCATGTAAAAGATCTAGGAGAAAAATATCATTCCATCGAAGAGATGGTTACAGTTATAACTAGTATTGCAGATCAAACGAATCTCCTAGCATTGAATGCAGCAATTGAAGCAGCTCGAGCAGGTGAAGCAGGTAAAGGCTTTGCAGTTGTCGCCGACGAAGTAAGAAAGCTTGCAGAAATGTCAAGAAACTCTGCAGAAGAAATTCGCAATCATATTCAAGGGTTCCAAACAGTAACCGTCCAAGCACTCGAAGAAATGGCTAAAAGTGCTGCAGATGTGCAAAGTGGGTCTGTAGCTGTGGAAGAAATCGGAAACGACTTAAATAAGGTGCTCAATTCTGTGCTTCATGTAAATGAAGAAGTACAAGATGTTTCAGCTGTAACAGAACAAATGTCTGCAAGCTCCGAAGAAGTGCTTGCATCAATGGAGCAGGTTGCAGCTATTGTAAATGAGTCAGTGGAGCAAACGAAAACCGTGGCTGTTTCAGCAGATTACCAAGTGTCTACCGTCGAAAATTTAGATAAAACGATTCAAACACTGCAACAATCAGCTGATCAGCTTCACAAAGCAATTAACCAATTTAATCTATAA
- a CDS encoding MFS transporter: MHEFTKEEKKRFSILVIIVSISGFSQGMLLPLISVIFEQDGVSATLNGLSATGLYIGTLLISPFMEPPLRKFGYKPIIIIGGLLVIVSLMLFPLWKSVAFWFVLRLLIGIGDHALHFSTQTWITSFSPQHRLGRNIAIYGLSFGVGFAVGPLFVQLVEVFEGLPFIISSILCLCAWVLVFFIKNEKPDVFTDSASLAGTWKRFGAAFAVSWIAFIPPFSYGFLESSLNAIYPVYGLRNALDIKDLSYILAAFSIGGVVSQLPLGVLSDRIGRRKVLILALACGAVTFGVASMFETSTLVIGSLFFIAGTFVGSTFSLGISYMTDLTPKELLPTGNLLCGIFFSLGSLSGPFLGGLFIQLFDGVSFLVLIALLLGSLSFLIFISNPQKKGRLL, encoded by the coding sequence ATGCATGAATTTACTAAAGAAGAAAAAAAACGTTTTAGTATTTTAGTAATTATTGTTTCTATATCTGGTTTTTCACAAGGGATGTTACTTCCTTTGATATCTGTAATTTTTGAACAAGATGGAGTTAGTGCTACTTTAAATGGGTTAAGTGCAACCGGATTATACATAGGTACGTTATTGATATCTCCGTTTATGGAACCACCTTTGCGAAAGTTTGGGTATAAGCCAATTATTATTATCGGTGGACTTCTTGTAATTGTTTCCTTAATGCTATTCCCATTGTGGAAAAGTGTTGCCTTTTGGTTTGTTTTACGGTTATTAATCGGTATTGGTGATCATGCACTTCATTTTTCGACACAGACTTGGATTACTAGCTTTTCACCACAGCATCGATTAGGTAGAAATATAGCTATTTATGGATTATCGTTTGGAGTAGGTTTTGCGGTAGGACCTTTATTTGTTCAATTGGTCGAAGTATTTGAAGGTTTACCGTTCATCATTTCGAGTATTCTTTGTTTATGTGCCTGGGTTCTTGTATTCTTCATTAAAAACGAGAAGCCAGATGTTTTTACTGATAGTGCGTCCTTAGCTGGAACATGGAAACGTTTTGGTGCAGCATTTGCAGTTTCTTGGATCGCATTTATTCCACCGTTTAGCTATGGTTTTTTAGAATCATCTTTAAACGCAATTTACCCTGTATATGGGCTTCGAAACGCCCTGGATATTAAAGATCTATCTTATATACTCGCGGCCTTCTCTATCGGTGGCGTCGTATCACAGTTGCCGTTAGGAGTATTAAGTGACCGTATTGGCAGACGAAAAGTGCTTATTTTAGCATTAGCTTGTGGCGCGGTAACCTTTGGGGTAGCAAGTATGTTCGAAACCTCCACTCTAGTGATAGGAAGTTTGTTTTTTATAGCAGGTACATTTGTAGGTTCCACATTTTCGCTTGGCATTTCGTATATGACCGATTTAACACCAAAAGAATTACTACCAACAGGCAATCTATTATGTGGAATCTTTTTTAGTTTAGGAAGTTTGTCGGGACCTTTCTTAGGTGGTCTTTTTATTCAACTATTTGATGGGGTAAGCTTCTTAGTTCTTATAGCGCTTTTGTTAGGCTCATTGTCATTTCTCATATTTATCTCAAATCCACAGAAGAAAGGTCGATTGCTATGA